The nucleotide window TAGTCTTTCCTCAAATCTGATCTTTTCAAGTGCGAGATAATCCTTCACGGTTTGCATTTCGTCATCAAGCGGTACGGTTTCTGTACGCTCTATTTTTAATGAGTATCTTAAAATATTAGAAAGCCGCGTTACCGCATCTTTTGCGTTTGAAGGGTCTTCTTCAATAAGTGCCCTTATGCTGTTCAATGCATTAAACATAAAATGTGGATTGAGCTGCGACTTAAGAGTTTTTAGTTCAAAATCTTTTACTGCCGCTTCCCATATCAATGATTCTATCTCTACTTTTTTATAATTTTCAAAATAGTGAAGCGACAAATAAATCAGCGACCAAACAAAAACTACACTGCTCATATTAAAGACACCAATAAAGGGGGAGATTGGTTTTATCTCGTCCGAAGAATATGTGTTTGTTGAAAGTGCGACAGCAAGAATGAACCCATAAATTAAAGCGCCTATAATAAAACTTGCAAGAATTGTTCTCGGTAGAATTTTTCTGAGTGGTAAATCGAGCCAATTACTTTTTTTTATCTGTGCCCGGTAAATATGAGTGAAACTTATTCCAAGCTGAATCATGTAAAGCGCAATAATAGTTCGCTGCCAGTTTAACTCGCCAAGAAAAGCTGTAACAATAATGTTGATGAAAGCAAAAAAACTCCAGCCAAAAAATTGACTTAGCCAATATGCTCTTTTACAACTAATCTTTTTCCGCGAATGAATTGATTTCTCAGATTTCAGAATTTCATCCTGATAATTATTTACTAAATCCGAATTTGCTATTAATGCTTTCAAAATATAAATCTAACTTTGTGAAAAGAAAAAGAATCTTTTGAACAATCAAGATTCAATAAACTACTGCCTAAAAGTAGTTTGATTAATTATGAAAGTGCTGAAATATTCTTTCTGCGGATTAAAGAAATGATAGGTGGTTTGCTGAAAATAATTTCTGATTTATTAATGCAGTTCTAATTCGTAAAATTCAACTTAATATTAACGATCTCAGCATCACTTGCAAGTTTAACCCGCGGACCCCAGGAACCAACACCAGACGATACATAATAATGAGTGCTGCCTTTTTTCATGTACCCCCAGCTTAATTCATAAATTAAATTGGTTATTAAATTGATAGGAAACATTTGCCCATTGTGCGTGTGTCCCGATAATTGAAGAGCGATCCGATTGTCTTGTGCTTCTTTTAATTTGTATGGGGTGTGGTCAAGTAATATTACAGGTAAGTTTTCCGTTGAACTATTCAAAATTTCAGATAATGATTTACGGCGTTTTTGTGTAAAATTTTGTTTACTAACATCTTCTCTTCCTACCAGAATGAAACTGTTGTTGACAACTTCCGAAGAATCACGCATTACCTTTATTCCGTTTGCAGTTAAATATTTTACCGATTCTTCTCCACCGTTTATATACTCATGATTTCCTGTGGAAGCATATACCCCATACTTAGATTTGAACCGATTCAGTGATTTCCCAACTCCTCTTTGAGTTAAGATGTGGGGTTTGTCGTCAACAACATCACCGGCTATTAATATAATATCCGCATTAAGTTTATTTACTTTTTCGACAATCTGTTTTAAGAAAGACTCGCCATTCAAAGGGGAAAGATGAATATCTGAAAGCATCACAATATTTAACTGATTAAGATTTGCATTTTTTCCATCAACATTTAGATAAAGATTTTTAACCTTAAAGTTTGTTGAATTAATAAACCCAATCAAAATTATTGTGCTTGACAAAAACAAAACTACCGCAGCAGCAATTTGCTTTGATAGCTCATAGTTGCTGTTGATAAAGGTTGGAAAAATTCCTAAATAATAATTCGCAACACGTGCTAAATCAATAAATAAAATAAATAGTGTTAAATAAAGAATGAAAGCAAACCAGAACGAACCAATCCACAAAAATAAATCATACAAAAGGGGGTGAAGAAAAGAATGGAGAAATTTCGCCGCAAGATATCCAAAAGCAAATAATAAAAATGTAAAAATATAAAATGGTTTAAGGAAGGTTATGGCTGAAATTGCCTGCCAGCCCCGGATAAAGATGTAATAATTTATAAGTGAGTAGAGAATAAAAAATATCGAAAAGAAAACAGCCATGTATTTGCCTAATTTTTTATTTCAAATTAAATACAAAAACCCTAAGTAAAAGTGATCTTTATAACAAGTGAGTATCCTAAAGAGGGAGCCGCTGCAGTTCCGGGCGTGCGACCCGGAAAATTGCTTAATTGAGTGTGGGTAGTAGAATCGGATCTAAGAAAAAATGCTCGAAACTACAACGGCTTATTTTGAAGTCTATTTATAAGTATTTAATGCTCTCATATAATTTGATCTCTCAAGTTTTGCAGGATCAGAAACACTCTTATAACTCATGCTGCCGCGCATTTGATCGAGAGATTCATATTCATTTGCTTCCATCCAGTACTGCAGTTTACTGATTACATCTGCAATGTGCCCAATTCCAAATTTTAATAAAGCAGAAAGCATTTGTGTAACTTTTGCCCCCGCCATTGTCATTTTGATCACATCTTCTTCGGTGTAAACCCCGCTTGTTGCCGCAAGATCAGCGTCAACTCTGCCGTAAAGAATTGCAGTCCAGCGAAGTGGTAATCTCATTTCCATCGGCGTTGTTAATAAAACATTTGGAACTACTTCAAGTTTTTCAAGATCAATATCGGGCTGATAAAACCTATTGAATAATACCAAACCGTCAGCTCCATTTTTATCAAGATGGTCAGCCATATTACTAACTGAGGTAAAGAATGGATGCATTTTGACAGCAACAGGAATATTAATATTCATTTTAACTGACTTAACTATATCGATGTACGACTTTTCAATATCAAATGATGGTGTAATCATGTCGGTGGCAAGTCTGTAAATATTTAACTCAAGTGCATCGGCACCGGCTTGTTCAATTTTTTTTGCATAATCTATCCACCCGCCTTCTGATTTACCATTAAGACTTGCTATGATTGGAATATCAACTGCCTGTTTTGCTTTTCGTATGTGATCAAGATATTCTTCCGGACCAAGTTTGTAATCAAATGGTTCGGGTAAGTAGCTTGTTGCTTCGGCAAAACTTTCAGAGTGAACGCTTGTGTGATGATGAAGTTCGAGAGCATCGTGTTCAATTTGCTCTTCGAAGAGCGAATACAAAACTACAGCACCCGCGCCGGCATCTTCCATTTGCTTGATGTTTTCAATTTCATGAGAAAGTGGTCCTGCAGAAGGAACAATAGGTGATTTAAGTTTTAGTCCGAGATATTCAGTTGTAATGCTCATATAATTATCCTGATATTAAAATTTATTTTCATATAGATTATTTTTGATTTGTCTTTTCTTCTGCGCCCAAAGAAGCAAGCTGTTCGTAATGTTTCCATTTTTGAACTACATCATCCTGAGCTTCTGCAATCAATTTTTCAGCTTCAACAGGATGAGATTTGGTCAACATTTTGTATCGAGTCTCGAGATAAGCATAATCTTTCAAAGGAATTTTCAATCCTTTAGAATCAAGTTTAAATGGATTTTTTCCTTCGGCTTCCCAATCCGGATGATACCTGTAAAGCTGCCAGTAACCGGAATCAACCGCTGCTTTTTGATTCTGCATTGCGGTACCCATATTTATTCCGTGAGCAATACAATGGCTGTACGCAATAATTAATGATGGACCTTCATATGCTTCTGCTTCAAGAAATGCTCTTAATGTGTGCTGATCATTTGAGCCCATTGCAACTTTTGCTACGTAAACATTTCCATAAGCCATTGCCATCAGACCCAGATCTTTTTTAGCTTGCGGTTTTCCGGATGCAGCAAATTTTGCTACTGCCCCTCGAGGAGTAGATTTCGAACATTGCCCGCCTGTGTTAGAATATACTTCAGTGTCAAGCACAAGTATATTTACGTTTGCGCCTGAAGCAAGTACGTGATCCAATCCACCGTAACCAATATCATAAGCCCATCCATCACCTCCCATAATCCAAACGGATTTTTTTACGAGGTAATCAGAAAGACTTAAAAGATTTTTTAAATCGTTTGATTTTCCATTAGAGGTTGATTTAACCAATTCGTTCAATTTATTATTCAATACTTTAACTCGTTCACGCTGATCGTAAATATCGGATTCGTCATTTTGTTTTGCACTAATAATTTCATCAACGAGTGTCTGTCCAATCTCGGAAGCAAATTTTACTAACAATTCTTTAGCGCGCTCGCTATGTTTATCAATTGCTATTCTAAAACCGTAACCAAACTCTGCATTATCCTCAAACAACGAGTTTGACCAGGCAGGTCCTCTTCCATTTGCATCAACAGCCCAGGGGGTGGTAGGAAGATTTCCCCCATAGATTGATGAACAGCCGGTTGCGTTTGCAATCACTGCGCGGTCGCCAAAAAGCTGACTGACTAATTTTACATAGGGAGTCTCACCGCAGCCCGAGCAAGCACCGCTGAATTCAAAAAGCGGACGAAGGAATTGCGAATCTTTTATTTTTCCAACGTTCACTTTTTTTCTATCGAGATCAGGAATGTTAAGAAAGAAATCCCAGTTAGCTCTTTCTTGTTCGCGCAGAGGGAACTGCTCATTCATATTAATTGCTTTATACTTCGTCTCTTTTTTATTCTTCGCAGGACAAACATCAACACAGATTCCGCATCCGGTACAATCCTCGACAGCTACTTGAAGGCTGTAAATCATACCGTCACCGTAATCCTTTGATTTAAATTTTGTTGATTTAAAATCCGAAGGAGCATTTTCCAGATATTTTTCTTCGTAAACTTTTGCCCTTATTGTAGCGTGAGGACAAACCATAACACATTTGTTGCATTGAATACAAGTTTCGGGATCCCAGACAGGAACTTCGAGAGCTATATTCCTTTTTTCCCATTGTGAGGTTGCAAGGGGGTAGGTTCCATCTACCGGCATTTTACTTACGGGCAAAAGATCTCCTTCGCCTGCAATCATTTTTGCAGTAACTACGTGAACAAAAGCTGGAGCATTCGCAGAAACTGCAGGCTGCAATTGTCTCCTGCTTGTAATTTTATTTGGGACTGTTACTTCAAATAAATTATCGAGCGTTTGATCAACAGCAGCAAAATTCATTTGAACAATTTTATTGCCTTTCGCTCCGTAAGTTTTTTTAATCGAGTTTTTAATTAATTGTATCGCTTGCTCTTTCGGGAAAATATTTGAAATTGCAAAGAAGCAAGTCTGCATAATTGTATTGATGCGAACACCCATCCCTGTTTGGTTGGCAACTGTGTAAGCGTCAATAATGAAAAGCTTCATCTTCTTTTCAATTAAATCTCTTTGAACTTTTTCAGGAAGTGAATCCCAAACTTCTTCTTTCGGAACCTTTGTGTTCAAGAGGAAAGTTGCATTAGGTGCTGCTTGTCGAAGCATATCGGTTTTTTCCAAAAATTCCTGCTGATGACAGGCAATAAAGTTAGCTTTATTAATAAGATAGGTTGATTGAATATTTTTAGGACCAAATCTAAGATGGGAGATAGTCATCGAGCCTGATTTTTTCGAATCATAAACAAAATAACCCTGGGCAAAGTAATCTGTTCCTTCGCCAATAATTTTTATCGAATTTTTATTTGCACCAACCGTTCCATCTGCACCAAGCCCATAAAATTGTCCGCGAAATGTTTCTTCAGATTCTACCGAAAAGGCGGGATCAAAATCAAGGCTGGTATTCGTTACGTCTTCAATGATTCCAACTGTAAAATGGTGTTTTGGTTTATTAAGACTTAGATTATCAAAAACAGTTTTAAGCATTGCTGGTGTAAATTCTTTTGAAGATAAGCCATAGCGTCCGCCAACTATTTTGGGATAAGCAAATTGAAGATCGCCATTAATGTGAGTTTCTGAAATCGCATTTACTATGTCCAGATAAAGTGGTTCACCTCCGGCTCCGGGTTCCTTTGTACGATCGAGCACAGCAATTGACTTTGTGGTTTTTGGCAATGCTTTAATAAAATGACTTAAAGAAAATGGTCTGTACAATCTTACTTTAACTAACCCTACCTTTTCACCTTTTGCAGCAAGATTGTTTACTGTTTCCTCTGCGGCTTCTGCACCCGAACCCATCATCACGATAATTCTTTCAGCATCTGCAGCACCTATGTAATCAAACAGATGATATTGTCTTCCAACTAATTTTGCAAACTTGTCCATTTGTTTCTGAACAATATCGGGACAGGAATTGTAGAATGGATTGACAGTTTCTCTTCCTTGAAAATAAACGTCGGGGTTTTGTGCAGCACCGCGCATGAAAGGTCTGTCTGGTGACAAACCTCTAAGGCGATGTTCTCTAACAAGATCATCGTCAATCATTCCTTTCATATCTTCTTTGGAAAGTTCTTCAATTTTCATCACTTCGTGTGATGTTCTGAATCCGTCAAAGAAATGTAAGAATGGAACGCGTGCTTCGAGTGTTGATGCTTGAGCGATCAGTGCAAAGTCCATTACTTCCTGAACACTGTTCGAACACAACATTGCAAATCCAGTTGAACGAGTAGCCATAACATCACTATGATCACCAAAGATCGAAAGCGCTTGTGCTGCAATTGATCTTGCAGAAACATGAAATACTGTAGAAGTAAGTTCGCCTGCTATTTTGAACATGTTGGGAATCATCAAAAGTAATCCCTGCGAAGCGGTGAAAGTTGTCGTCAACGCTCCGGTCTGAAGTGCGCCATGAACACTGCCTGAAGCCCCCCCTTCACTTTGGAGTTCTTTTACAGTCGGAATCGTTTCCCAGATATTTTTTCTTCCCACAGCCATCCACGAATCACACCATTCGCCCATATTTGAAGAAGGGGTGATGGGATAAATTGCTATTACTTCATTTGTATTATATGCAACATGAGCTGCAGCTTCATTACCGTCTATTGTTACTTTTTTTCTTTCCATTTTATTTCCATTAGAATTGTTAAAATTTCCACAAGAATTAAGTTCCCATACTTAGCCAAAACTATACCAATAAAAACATGCTGAAATCATTGATTAAAACAATTATTATTAAATATTTTTATCAAATAATAGAATTGAAACTTCGATATTTCTTGAAATTGAGAATAACAATGTGATCAATATTAAATTGAAAACAATTACAAATTTTTGTTGAATCGAACCAATTGAAACCTTCGAGGATTAGAAAAACCCCAAAGTTTTTTTGAAGGGAGATTTGATCACATAGCGACAGGCAATTCAACA belongs to Ignavibacteriales bacterium and includes:
- a CDS encoding histidine kinase yields the protein MKALIANSDLVNNYQDEILKSEKSIHSRKKISCKRAYWLSQFFGWSFFAFINIIVTAFLGELNWQRTIIALYMIQLGISFTHIYRAQIKKSNWLDLPLRKILPRTILASFIIGALIYGFILAVALSTNTYSSDEIKPISPFIGVFNMSSVVFVWSLIYLSLHYFENYKKVEIESLIWEAAVKDFELKTLKSQLNPHFMFNALNSIRALIEEDPSNAKDAVTRLSNILRYSLKIERTETVPLDDEMQTVKDYLALEKIRFEERLHYKLEVDQAVKNIEIPPMMIQTLVENAIKHGISKQPGGGSVTVTASKAENKVIIRINNTGHFDEELFRSSKGFGISNTKQRLNLLYGEDAYLNILALNKNEVLSELVIPTGGKK
- a CDS encoding metallophosphoesterase; its protein translation is MAVFFSIFFILYSLINYYIFIRGWQAISAITFLKPFYIFTFLLFAFGYLAAKFLHSFLHPLLYDLFLWIGSFWFAFILYLTLFILFIDLARVANYYLGIFPTFINSNYELSKQIAAAVVLFLSSTIILIGFINSTNFKVKNLYLNVDGKNANLNQLNIVMLSDIHLSPLNGESFLKQIVEKVNKLNADIILIAGDVVDDKPHILTQRGVGKSLNRFKSKYGVYASTGNHEYINGGEESVKYLTANGIKVMRDSSEVVNNSFILVGREDVSKQNFTQKRRKSLSEILNSSTENLPVILLDHTPYKLKEAQDNRIALQLSGHTHNGQMFPINLITNLIYELSWGYMKKGSTHYYVSSGVGSWGPRVKLASDAEIVNIKLNFTN
- a CDS encoding dihydroorotate dehydrogenase-like protein yields the protein MSITTEYLGLKLKSPIVPSAGPLSHEIENIKQMEDAGAGAVVLYSLFEEQIEHDALELHHHTSVHSESFAEATSYLPEPFDYKLGPEEYLDHIRKAKQAVDIPIIASLNGKSEGGWIDYAKKIEQAGADALELNIYRLATDMITPSFDIEKSYIDIVKSVKMNINIPVAVKMHPFFTSVSNMADHLDKNGADGLVLFNRFYQPDIDLEKLEVVPNVLLTTPMEMRLPLRWTAILYGRVDADLAATSGVYTEEDVIKMTMAGAKVTQMLSALLKFGIGHIADVISKLQYWMEANEYESLDQMRGSMSYKSVSDPAKLERSNYMRALNTYK
- the nifJ gene encoding pyruvate:ferredoxin (flavodoxin) oxidoreductase yields the protein MERKKVTIDGNEAAAHVAYNTNEVIAIYPITPSSNMGEWCDSWMAVGRKNIWETIPTVKELQSEGGASGSVHGALQTGALTTTFTASQGLLLMIPNMFKIAGELTSTVFHVSARSIAAQALSIFGDHSDVMATRSTGFAMLCSNSVQEVMDFALIAQASTLEARVPFLHFFDGFRTSHEVMKIEELSKEDMKGMIDDDLVREHRLRGLSPDRPFMRGAAQNPDVYFQGRETVNPFYNSCPDIVQKQMDKFAKLVGRQYHLFDYIGAADAERIIVMMGSGAEAAEETVNNLAAKGEKVGLVKVRLYRPFSLSHFIKALPKTTKSIAVLDRTKEPGAGGEPLYLDIVNAISETHINGDLQFAYPKIVGGRYGLSSKEFTPAMLKTVFDNLSLNKPKHHFTVGIIEDVTNTSLDFDPAFSVESEETFRGQFYGLGADGTVGANKNSIKIIGEGTDYFAQGYFVYDSKKSGSMTISHLRFGPKNIQSTYLINKANFIACHQQEFLEKTDMLRQAAPNATFLLNTKVPKEEVWDSLPEKVQRDLIEKKMKLFIIDAYTVANQTGMGVRINTIMQTCFFAISNIFPKEQAIQLIKNSIKKTYGAKGNKIVQMNFAAVDQTLDNLFEVTVPNKITSRRQLQPAVSANAPAFVHVVTAKMIAGEGDLLPVSKMPVDGTYPLATSQWEKRNIALEVPVWDPETCIQCNKCVMVCPHATIRAKVYEEKYLENAPSDFKSTKFKSKDYGDGMIYSLQVAVEDCTGCGICVDVCPAKNKKETKYKAINMNEQFPLREQERANWDFFLNIPDLDRKKVNVGKIKDSQFLRPLFEFSGACSGCGETPYVKLVSQLFGDRAVIANATGCSSIYGGNLPTTPWAVDANGRGPAWSNSLFEDNAEFGYGFRIAIDKHSERAKELLVKFASEIGQTLVDEIISAKQNDESDIYDQRERVKVLNNKLNELVKSTSNGKSNDLKNLLSLSDYLVKKSVWIMGGDGWAYDIGYGGLDHVLASGANVNILVLDTEVYSNTGGQCSKSTPRGAVAKFAASGKPQAKKDLGLMAMAYGNVYVAKVAMGSNDQHTLRAFLEAEAYEGPSLIIAYSHCIAHGINMGTAMQNQKAAVDSGYWQLYRYHPDWEAEGKNPFKLDSKGLKIPLKDYAYLETRYKMLTKSHPVEAEKLIAEAQDDVVQKWKHYEQLASLGAEEKTNQK